In the Nitrospirota bacterium genome, one interval contains:
- a CDS encoding cation transporter, whose translation MDRLKKVQRVLYYTLILNMLVAGAKMFYGYMTNSTSMLSDGLHSFLDGTSNIIGLVGVWIASHPPDKRHPYGHRKFETLSTIAIAVLIMMAGIEILKRAYHSFTVPHEIEVTSVSFLIMFVTMIINISVMIYETRKGRELKSDFLLADATHTKTDIFVSFSVIISLIAAAVGYQFIDTVASLFIAFLIAKMGFEILKPAADVLTDAVCIEPNEIEKVACRLEGIKACHGIRTRGKEGAVNVDLHIQVDPEMKTGDAHELAHTVEDAIKKAFPSVIDVVVHIEPYKK comes from the coding sequence ATGGACAGGCTCAAAAAAGTTCAGCGCGTACTTTATTACACATTAATCCTTAACATGCTCGTGGCCGGCGCAAAGATGTTCTACGGCTACATGACCAACTCCACGAGCATGCTCTCAGACGGCCTTCATTCCTTTCTTGACGGCACTTCAAATATCATCGGCCTTGTAGGCGTATGGATCGCATCACACCCTCCTGACAAACGCCATCCCTACGGCCACAGAAAATTTGAGACGCTCTCGACCATCGCTATCGCAGTCCTGATCATGATGGCAGGAATAGAGATATTAAAGAGGGCATACCACAGCTTCACCGTGCCGCACGAGATAGAAGTAACCTCTGTCAGTTTCCTAATCATGTTCGTAACCATGATCATAAATATAAGCGTTATGATCTATGAGACGAGAAAAGGCAGGGAGCTTAAGAGCGACTTTTTGCTGGCAGACGCGACTCACACAAAGACCGATATCTTTGTATCCTTTTCAGTAATCATAAGCCTTATCGCCGCAGCAGTTGGATACCAGTTCATTGATACCGTCGCCTCGCTCTTTATCGCCTTTCTGATAGCAAAAATGGGATTCGAGATATTAAAGCCTGCCGCAGATGTCCTTACCGACGCGGTCTGCATTGAGCCGAATGAGATAGAAAAAGTGGCATGCCGCCTTGAAGGCATCAAGGCTTGTCACGGCATAAGGACAAGGGGCAAGGAAGGCGCCGTCAATGTAGACCTGCATATACAGGTTGACCCGGAGATGAAGACAGGCGATGCCCATGAACTCGCGCACACAGTGGAAGACGCGATAAAAAAGGCGTTCCCTTCAGTCATCGATGTGGTGGTGCATATAGAGCCTTATAAGAAGTGA
- the yidC gene encoding membrane protein insertase YidC: MEKRTLIAVVLSAFFLLAWYALFPPKPPVTVPVEQVQTQAETKIDENKAETPSPVPLPTDIVAETASTGSDVIVETDLYKAVLSTKGAVIKYWELKKYNDDKDMPVVLLKKPGAISPLSILFESSNRDLPQGLIYSSTGDRLVLSEGGIKDGEITFRYENQGVSISKRLIFHNDDYKVDVSIETANTPDYTVPVGTGFGIFDMESGMRTHAGSTLLIDAKLEKFTDKDSNKYLTGPVRWIAQEDKYFTAAIMPQTPVTGASFWKEADRSEIGFKLASGRQNLVLYAGPKEHDRLKNLNMGLEHIIDFGWFSIVAQPLFWALKFLHKYVGNYGWTIIIMTIIIRIPFIPLLQKSQQSMKKMQKIQPMMAEIKEQFKKDPQRQQKEMMELYKKHKVNPLGGCLPMLLQIPVFIALYNVLLQTIELRGAPFTLWITDLSLKDPFYILPIVMGLSMVVQQKMTPTTMDPTQAKIMMFLPIVFTVMFLNFPSGLVIYWFVNNLLAIGQQYFVNKQPE, translated from the coding sequence ATGGAAAAACGCACCCTGATAGCTGTTGTCCTGTCCGCATTTTTTTTGTTAGCCTGGTATGCACTATTCCCGCCTAAGCCTCCTGTAACTGTGCCGGTTGAGCAGGTTCAGACACAGGCAGAGACAAAGATAGATGAGAATAAGGCAGAGACGCCTTCTCCGGTTCCTCTTCCAACTGATATTGTTGCTGAGACCGCTTCTACGGGGAGTGATGTCATTGTTGAAACAGACCTTTATAAAGCTGTTCTTTCAACCAAAGGCGCTGTTATCAAATATTGGGAGCTCAAGAAGTACAACGATGATAAAGACATGCCCGTGGTTCTTTTGAAAAAGCCGGGCGCTATATCACCCCTCAGCATCCTTTTTGAGAGTTCAAACCGCGACCTTCCCCAAGGCCTGATCTACAGCTCAACCGGTGACAGACTCGTGCTTTCCGAAGGAGGCATAAAAGATGGTGAGATAACCTTCAGATATGAAAACCAGGGCGTATCCATAAGCAAACGCCTTATATTCCATAATGACGACTACAAGGTCGATGTATCGATCGAGACAGCTAACACCCCTGATTACACAGTGCCTGTCGGCACAGGATTCGGCATCTTTGACATGGAGAGCGGGATGCGGACACATGCGGGCTCCACACTGCTTATTGACGCGAAACTCGAAAAGTTCACAGATAAAGATTCAAACAAATACCTGACAGGGCCTGTCAGATGGATAGCGCAGGAAGATAAGTACTTCACTGCCGCCATCATGCCTCAAACACCTGTAACCGGCGCAAGTTTCTGGAAAGAGGCTGACAGATCCGAGATAGGATTCAAGCTTGCCTCAGGAAGACAGAACCTTGTCCTTTATGCAGGCCCGAAAGAGCATGACAGGCTCAAGAACCTGAACATGGGCCTTGAGCATATTATAGATTTCGGCTGGTTCTCCATCGTCGCACAGCCGCTCTTCTGGGCTCTCAAGTTCCTGCATAAGTATGTCGGCAATTACGGATGGACGATCATTATCATGACGATCATCATCAGGATACCTTTCATCCCGCTTCTTCAGAAGAGCCAGCAGTCCATGAAGAAGATGCAGAAGATACAGCCGATGATGGCAGAGATAAAGGAGCAGTTCAAAAAAGACCCTCAAAGGCAGCAGAAAGAGATGATGGAGCTGTACAAAAAACACAAGGTCAATCCCCTTGGCGGCTGCCTGCCGATGCTGCTTCAGATACCTGTATTCATCGCGCTCTACAATGTGCTTCTTCAGACAATAGAACTTAGGGGCGCGCCCTTCACGCTCTGGATCACAGACCTCTCACTCAAAGACCCTTTTTACATACTCCCGATAGTAATGGGGCTCAGCATGGTCGTGCAGCAGAAGATGACCCCGACCACCATGGATCCTACACAGGCAAAGATAATGATGTTCCTGCCGATCGTCTTTACCGTCATGTTCCTGAACTTCCCGTCAGGGCTGGTCATCTACTGGTTCGTGAACAACCTCCTCGCCATCGGCCAGCAGTATTTCGTAAACAAACAACCTGAATAG
- the mnmE gene encoding tRNA uridine-5-carboxymethylaminomethyl(34) synthesis GTPase MnmE has protein sequence MHPEDTIAAISTPTGHGGIGIVRLSGTDALKIADKIFVSARKKKLANIKSHRIIYGNIVGPSTKETVDEVLVSVMKAPDTYTKENIVEINCHGGPVSVQRILELLLNAGARLADPGEFTRRAFLNGRIDLAQAEAVLDTINSLTEQSHKASLNQLEGRLSQKIGLIREEMLDLTANVEAYIDFPEDDIEPASKEELKNKALKIGDSLKALIDSSRHGVILREGLKTAIIGRPNVDKSSLLNALLEKDRVIVTDIPGTTRDVIEEYLNIKGLPVKVLDTAGIRESHDLAEKEGVKRSLKAMKDADLIILLLDGTEPLHDTDKRLIKETASKDVIIVINKTDRPLKIKSDMLPKDNPAVMISAIKGAGLSELKERILEKTLQGGSISGDALVTNIRHIKALQKASGSIKSFNSGLKKGLSPEFLSIELREALDAIGEILGITTTEDILNRIFSSFCIGK, from the coding sequence ATGCATCCTGAAGATACAATAGCGGCTATTTCAACTCCAACAGGGCACGGCGGGATCGGCATCGTCAGGCTCAGCGGGACGGACGCGCTGAAGATAGCTGACAAGATATTCGTCTCTGCGCGAAAGAAGAAACTCGCCAATATAAAGTCGCACAGGATCATCTACGGCAATATTGTTGGCCCTTCAACAAAAGAGACTGTTGACGAAGTGCTTGTCTCTGTGATGAAGGCTCCAGACACTTACACTAAAGAAAATATCGTTGAGATCAACTGTCACGGCGGGCCGGTATCTGTGCAAAGAATACTTGAGCTTCTCCTGAACGCAGGCGCACGGCTTGCCGACCCCGGAGAGTTCACGCGAAGGGCGTTCCTTAACGGAAGGATAGACCTTGCGCAGGCAGAGGCTGTGCTCGACACTATCAACTCGCTTACCGAACAGAGCCATAAAGCATCTCTCAATCAGCTTGAGGGCAGACTTTCTCAAAAGATTGGATTAATACGAGAGGAAATGCTTGACCTTACTGCAAATGTAGAGGCGTATATAGATTTTCCTGAGGATGATATCGAACCCGCATCAAAAGAGGAACTCAAAAATAAGGCGTTAAAGATAGGCGACAGCCTCAAAGCGCTTATTGATTCATCAAGGCACGGTGTTATCCTGCGAGAAGGTTTGAAGACAGCCATCATAGGCAGGCCGAATGTGGACAAGTCATCCCTGCTGAACGCTTTGCTTGAAAAAGACCGTGTCATTGTCACGGATATTCCCGGCACAACAAGGGATGTAATTGAAGAATACCTGAATATCAAAGGGCTGCCTGTAAAGGTGCTTGATACGGCAGGCATAAGAGAGTCGCATGACCTCGCGGAAAAAGAGGGCGTCAAGAGAAGCCTAAAGGCGATGAAGGACGCTGACCTCATCATCCTTCTCCTTGACGGAACCGAACCGCTTCACGATACAGATAAGCGGCTGATAAAAGAGACAGCTTCAAAAGATGTGATAATAGTTATAAACAAGACAGACCGCCCTTTAAAAATAAAATCAGATATGCTGCCGAAAGATAATCCGGCAGTAATGATATCAGCTATAAAAGGCGCTGGGCTTTCCGAATTAAAAGAGCGCATCCTTGAGAAGACATTACAGGGAGGCTCAATCTCCGGCGACGCCCTCGTAACCAACATCCGGCATATCAAGGCGCTGCAAAAGGCATCCGGCTCAATCAAGTCATTTAATTCAGGTCTGAAGAAAGGGCTCTCTCCTGAATTCCTCTCTATTGAACTCAGAGAGGCGCTTGACGCGATAGGAGAGATCCTCGGCATCACAACGACAGAAGATATCCTCAACAGGATATTCAGCAGCTTCTGTATCGGGAAATAG